The Bacillus vallismortis genome window below encodes:
- the fliE gene encoding flagellar hook-basal body complex protein FliE: MINAISPFQVQNTQNTQNATNQVNNSQKTDSSNQTSFSELLKNSISSLNESQVASDNMTNALAAGKDVNLDEVMIAAQKASVSLTAATEFRNKAVEAYQEIMRMQM; this comes from the coding sequence GTGATTAATGCAATTTCTCCTTTTCAGGTTCAAAATACTCAAAACACTCAAAATGCAACAAATCAAGTAAACAATAGCCAAAAAACAGATTCTTCAAATCAAACAAGCTTTTCGGAGCTTTTAAAAAACTCTATTAGTTCGTTAAATGAGTCCCAAGTAGCTTCTGACAACATGACTAATGCCTTGGCTGCAGGAAAAGATGTAAATCTTGATGAGGTCATGATCGCCGCTCAAAAAGCAAGCGTCTCTCTAACTGCTGCAACAGAGTTCCGCAATAAAGCTGTGGAAGCCTATCAGGAGATTATGAGAATGCAAATGTAG
- the flgB gene encoding flagellar basal body rod protein FlgB, producing the protein MSLFSGTIQNLENALGRANIKQKVITNNIANIDTPNYKAKKVSFQNLLNQESSRLEATKTDYRHVDFSDTDSNYSIVTSANTSYQQNGNNVDVDKEMTELAQNQINYQALVERMNGKFNSLKTVLTGGK; encoded by the coding sequence GAACGATACAAAATCTTGAAAATGCCTTGGGCAGAGCGAATATTAAGCAAAAAGTCATAACTAATAATATCGCCAATATAGATACACCGAACTATAAGGCGAAAAAAGTCTCTTTCCAAAATTTATTAAATCAAGAATCCTCGCGTCTCGAAGCGACAAAAACAGACTATCGTCATGTTGATTTTTCTGATACTGATTCGAATTATTCAATTGTAACAAGTGCGAATACATCGTATCAGCAAAACGGAAACAATGTTGACGTCGACAAAGAGATGACAGAATTGGCGCAAAATCAAATCAACTATCAAGCTTTAGTTGAAAGAATGAACGGTAAATTTAATTCGCTGAAAACCGTATTAACAGGAGGGAAATAA
- the flgC gene encoding flagellar basal body rod protein FlgC, translating to MTAFHSLNVSASALTAQRVRMDVVSSNLANMDTTRAKQVDGEWVPYRRKMVSLQSKGESFSSILNSKMGGSGNAGNGVKVSKIAEDDSDFNLVYDPANPDANAEGYIQKPNVDPLKEMVDLVSSTRSYEANVTAMNATKGMLMKALEIGR from the coding sequence ATGACAGCTTTTCATAGCTTAAATGTTTCAGCATCAGCTTTAACAGCTCAGCGTGTCAGAATGGACGTTGTATCGTCTAACTTGGCTAATATGGATACGACTAGAGCTAAGCAGGTGGACGGAGAGTGGGTGCCTTACAGAAGAAAAATGGTTTCTCTTCAGTCAAAAGGTGAATCGTTCTCTTCAATTCTCAATTCTAAAATGGGCGGAAGCGGCAATGCCGGAAACGGTGTAAAGGTTTCTAAAATCGCGGAAGATGATTCAGATTTTAATCTTGTCTATGATCCGGCAAACCCAGATGCAAACGCTGAAGGATATATACAAAAGCCTAATGTTGACCCGTTGAAAGAAATGGTTGACCTTGTCAGCAGCACAAGATCATACGAGGCGAATGTCACAGCAATGAATGCCACAAAGGGAATGCTGATGAAGGCGTTAGAAATCGGAAGGTAA